From the Primulina tabacum isolate GXHZ01 chromosome 15, ASM2559414v2, whole genome shotgun sequence genome, one window contains:
- the LOC142525940 gene encoding uncharacterized protein LOC142525940 codes for MNGNLQKKQVFVPISCATCGNEWENSWHLFIYCPMAKACWEELGTWNKMLSLSNEADGFVQWLFKLFQTLDVSTLENIAMVLWGIWRTRNEKLWNKMVKPAEIVVSSALQLLMDWRANGSRNIGVGMVLRDSDGVFISAKTNVFVGRVGIKDAEAMAFKEALSWVEGMNVQDVIF; via the exons ATGAATGGAAACCTTCAAAAGAAACAAGTTTTCGTCCCCATCTCTTGTGCAACCTGTGGAAATGAATGGGAGAATTCTTGGCATCTATTCATCTACTGCCCAATGGCCAAAGCTTGCTGGGAAGAGCTTGGCACCTGGAACAAAATGCTCTCATTATCAAACGAAGCTGATGGATTCGTCCAATGGTTGTTCAAATTGTTCCAGACATTAGATGTTAGCACTCTTGAAAATATAGCAATGGTCTTATGGGGCATATGGAGGACTCGAAACGAGAAGCTATGGAACAAAATGGTCAAACCAGCTGAAATAGTGGTTAGCTCGGCGCTACAACTCTTGATGGATTGGAGAGCG AATGGTTCAAGGAACATCGGGGTGGGAATGGTCCTTCGAGATTCAGATGGAGTATTTATTTCAGCTAAAACAAACGTGTTCGTTGGAAGAGTAGGAATTAAAGATGCAGAAGCAATGGCGTTCAAGGAAGCTCTTAGCTGGGTTGAAGGCATGAATGTTCAAGATGTAATCTTTTAG